A genomic window from Bubalus bubalis isolate 160015118507 breed Murrah chromosome X, NDDB_SH_1, whole genome shotgun sequence includes:
- the MAGEE2 gene encoding melanoma-associated antigen E2 — translation MSLVSKNACHRSAETTADYSDFHGEMQATDASGLPASMIVPDAPQGPQAPVDPQVASASQAAQDPKDLDVLIDEQSRRLGALRVHDPLEDRSIALVNFMRMKSQIEGSIQQTEMLEFLREYSDQFPEILRRASAHLDRVFGLNLRVLDPQADTYNLISKRGLQSNDWIAESLDMPKAGLLALVLGHILLNGNRARETSIWDLLLKVDVLGEPQRINIPFGNTRNLLTTDFVRMRFLEYWPVYGTNPLEFEFLWGSRAHKEITKMEALKFVAEAHDEEPWSWPEEYNKALEADKAKERSQAAGLEFWSEDTMNDKANDLVQLAINVTEELLPIHQDELLAHTGKEFEDVFPNILSRATLILDLFYGFSLIEVDTSEHIYLLVQQPESEEEQMMLESLGRPTQEYVMPILGLIFLMGNRVKEANVWNLLRRFGVDVGRKHAITCKLMRQRYLECRPLSYSNPVEYELLWGPRAHLETTKMKALEYMARLYRKQPQDWPEQYREAVEDEEARARSEATAMFFFGPM, via the coding sequence ATGTCTCTGGTAAGCAAGAATGCGTGTCACCGCAGCGCAGAGACCACTGCAGATTACAGCGACTTCCATGGTGAGATGCAGGCTACTGATGCCTCTGGGCTCCCCGCTTCCATGATAGTTCCTGATGCCCCCCAGGGCCCTCAGGCGCCGGTCGACCCTCAGGTTGCCAGCGCTTCCCAGGCTGCGCAGGACCCAAAAGACCTCGATGTGCTGATTGATGAGCAGTCCCGACGTTTGGGGGCGCTCAGGGTGCACGATCCTCTAGAAGACAGGTCGATTGCTTTGGTGAATTTCATGCGCATGAAAAGCCAAATCGAGGGGTCTATTCAGCAGACAGAGATGCTGGAGTTCCTCAGAGAATACTCAGATCAGTTCCCTGAGATCCTCAGACGAGCCTCAGCCCATCTGGATCGGGTCTTTGGGTTGAATCTGAGGGTTCTTGATCCCCAAGCTGACACCTACAACCTAATCAGCAAACGGGGTCTCCAGAGCAATGATTGGATAGCAGAATCCCTGGACATGCCAAAGGCAGGTCTCCTGGCCTTGGTCTTAGGTCACATTCTCCTAAATGGTAACCGAGCAAGAGAGACCTCCATTTGGGATCTGTTGCTAAAGGTTGATGTGTTAGGTGAGCCCCAGAGGATCAACATCCCCTTCGGGAACACAAGGAACCTCCTAACTACTGACTTTGTGCGTATGCGATTCTTGGAGTACTGGCCAGTGTATGGCACTAATCCCCTTGAATTTGAGTTCTTGTGGGGTTCTAGAGCCCacaaagaaatcacaaagatgGAAGCCCTGAAGTTTGTGGCAGAGGCCCATGATGAAGAACCCTGGAGCTGGCCAGAAGAATATAATAAGGCCCTAGAAGCTGACAAGGCCAAAGAAAGAAGCCAGGCTGCTGGCTTAGAGTTCTGGTCAGAAGACACTATGAATGATAAGGCAAATGATTTGGTCCAGTTGGCCATTAATGTCACAGAGGAGTTGCTACCTATCCATCAGGATGAGCTATTGGCTCACACTGGCAAAGAATTTGAGGATGTGTTTCCAAATATCCTCAGTCGAGCTACTCTAATACTTGATCTGTTCTATGGGTTCTCTCTGATTGAAGTTGATACCAGTGAGCACATTTACCTCCTTGTCCAGCAACCAGAATCAGAAGAAGAGCAAATGATGCTAGAGAGCCTGGGGAGACCCACTCAAGAATATGTGATGCCAATCCTGGGTTTGATCTTCCTGATGGGCAACCGTGTCAAAGAGGCCAATGTCTGGAATTTGCTTCGGAGATTTGGTGTGGATGTAGGGAGAAAGCATGCCATCACCTGCAAACTTATGAGACAGCGCTACTTGGAATGCAGGCCACTCTCCTATTCTAATCCAGTTGAATATGAGCTTCTATGGGGTCCTCGAGCTCACCTTGAAACCACCAAAATGAAAGCCCTGGAGTACATGGCCAGGCTCTACAGAAAGCAACCACAGGACTGGCCAGAGCAATATAGGGAGGCTGTTGAAGatgaggaggccagagccagaTCTGAGGCAACTGCCATGTTCTTCTTTGGCCCCATGTGA